One genomic window of Daphnia pulex isolate KAP4 chromosome 10, ASM2113471v1 includes the following:
- the LOC124204060 gene encoding F-box-like/WD repeat-containing protein TBL1XR1: MESLSLIDAVMPDVASSQQQMQNNQKPQVVKTEPPNSNGDEPMHSYPNPNECREEETGVEIPASKSTVLRGHESEIFICAWNPTTEILASGSGDSTARIWNMNDNSSSPTQLVLRHCIQKGGTEVPSNKDVNYLLVINCCPFCRNVVYCYLYVSNEAA; the protein is encoded by the exons ATGGAAAGCTTATCACTCATTGATGCTGTGATGCCTGATGTTGCAAGTAGTCAACAGCAAATGCAGAACAATCAGAAACCACAAGTGGTAAAGACAGAACCACCAAATTCCAATGGAGATGAACCCATGCATTCATATC CCAACCCCAATGAATGCCGGGAAGAGGAAACAGGAGTAGAGATACCTGCCAGCAAATCAACTGTACTTCGTGGCCATGAATCTGAAATTTTCATCTGCGCTTGGAACCCAACAACTGAAATATTGGCTTCTGGCTCTGGCGATAGTACTGCCAGAATTTGGAACATGAATGACAACTCGTCTTCACCAACTCAACTTGTTCTTAGGCATTGCATTCAGAAGGGTGGAACTGAAGTTCCGAGCAACAAAGATGTAAACTACTTGCTTGTAAtaaactgctgtccattttgccgaaatgttgtCTATTGTTATCTGTACGTCAGCAATGAAGCTGCTTAA